A single window of Anopheles moucheti chromosome 2, idAnoMoucSN_F20_07, whole genome shotgun sequence DNA harbors:
- the LOC128305256 gene encoding peroxiredoxin-6-like, with product MRIGATIPNFHADSTKGPIEFYDWIGDSWCVLFSHPADFTPVCTTELGRIAVHQEHFEKRNVKVLAHSVDDLKCHVDWVNDIKSYCPDIIGNFPYPIIADPSRDLAVRFGMLDEKDKDNVELAQTVRALFIISPDKKVRLTMHYPTSTGRNVDEILRVIDSLQLTDRLKVIATPANWTPGTKVMILPSVSEEDADKLFPNGIERVSMPSGNVYVRTTTDYK from the exons ATGCGTATCGGAGCCACCATTCCCAACTTCCATGCGGACTCCACCAAGGGACCGATCGAATTCTACGATTGGATCGGTGACTC CTGGTGCGTACTGTTCTCACATCCGGCGGATTTTACGCCAGTGTGCACAACCGAACTCGGACGGATCGCGGTACATCAGGAACATTTTGAGAAGCGCAACGTGAAGGTGCTGGCGCATTCGGTCGATGATCTGAAGTGTCATGTGGATTGGGTTAAT GATATTAAATCATACTGTCCGGACATTATCGGCAACTTCCCCTATCCGATCATCGCTGATCCGAGCCGCGATTTGGCGGTCCGTTTCGGCATGCTGGACGAGAAGGACAAGGATAATGTGGAGCTAGCGCAAACGGTGCGCGCACTGTTCATCATCAGCCCCGACAAGAAGGTCCGGTTGACGATGCACTATCCAACGTCCACGGGGCGTAACGTGGA TGAAATTCTGCGCGTCATCGACTCGCTACAACTGACCGACCGCTTGAAGGTGATCGCCACGCCCGCCAACTGGACG CCCGGCACGAAGGTCATGATACTGCCCAGTGTCAGTGAGGAGGATGCGGACAAACTGTTCCCCAACGGAATCGAACGTGTGTCGATGCCCTCCGGCAATGTTTACGTGCGTACGACGACCGATTACAAGTAA
- the LOC128298318 gene encoding small integral membrane protein 20-like, with product MAPTVLKGKNYALLVGGIVGFIALACYPIIVHPMLYPEEYKKVQQMNRAGIKQDEIQPGNMRVWSDPFKPREDIKR from the exons ATGGCACCAACTGTTCTGAAAGGCAAAAACTACGCATTACTCGTTGGTGGAATCGTGGGCTTCATTGCGCTGGCATGCTATCCCATCATCGTACACCCGATGCTGTATCCTGAGGAATACA AAAAAGTACAACAAATGAACCGGGCTGGTATCAAACAAGACGAAATCCAACCAGGAA ATATGCGGGTTTGGAGTGATCCCTTCAAGCCGAGAGAAGATATCAAACGATAA
- the LOC128305266 gene encoding ADP-ribosylation factor-like protein 6 isoform X2: MGLFDKLANMLKIKKEQINILVVGLNNSGKSTIVNHFKNPNERTSIVVPTVGFSVERFEIGLEGVFFTAFDMSGATRYRSLWEHHFKSCQGIVFVIDSSDRMRLVVVKDELEILLQHPDIANRRVPILFFANKMDCTDALSSVKIAAGLGLEKIKDKPWHISSSNALTGEGLQDGVQWMVHQIRECVANSKEHR; the protein is encoded by the exons ATGGGGCTATTCGATAAGCTGGCCAACATGTTGAAGATCAAAAAGGAACAGATCAATATACTGGTGGTCGGTTTGAACAACAGCGGCAAATCAACGATTGTGAACCATTTTAAGAACCCGAACGAACGGACCTCCATTGTGGTGCCGACGGTAGGATTTAGTGTGGAACGATTTGAAA TCGGCCTTGAA GGGGTTTTCTTTACCGCGTTCGACATGTCCGGTGCAACGCGGTATCGCAGCCTGTGGGAACATCACTTCAAATCCTGCCAAGGCATAGTGTTTGTAATCGATTCCAGTGATCGCATGCGTTTAG TGGTCGTAAAGGACGAGCTGGAAATTTTACTACAGCATCCGGACATTGCCAACCGGCGTGTGCCCATCCTTTTCTTTGCCAACAAAATGGACTGCACGGATGCGCTGTCTAGCGTAAAGATTGCGGCCGGTTTAGGGCTGGAAAAGATCAAAGATAAACCGTGGCACATTAGCTCGAGCAATGCGCTCACCGGGGAAGGTTTGCAGGATGGCGTCCAGTGGATGGTACACCAGATCAGGGAGTGCGTCGCGAACAGCAAGGAACATCGGTAG
- the LOC128305266 gene encoding ADP-ribosylation factor-like protein 6 isoform X1, whose protein sequence is MGLFDKLANMLKIKKEQINILVVGLNNSGKSTIVNHFKNPNERTSIVVPTVGFSVERFESKYDNGVFFTAFDMSGATRYRSLWEHHFKSCQGIVFVIDSSDRMRLVVVKDELEILLQHPDIANRRVPILFFANKMDCTDALSSVKIAAGLGLEKIKDKPWHISSSNALTGEGLQDGVQWMVHQIRECVANSKEHR, encoded by the exons ATGGGGCTATTCGATAAGCTGGCCAACATGTTGAAGATCAAAAAGGAACAGATCAATATACTGGTGGTCGGTTTGAACAACAGCGGCAAATCAACGATTGTGAACCATTTTAAGAACCCGAACGAACGGACCTCCATTGTGGTGCCGACGGTAGGATTTAGTGTGGAACGATTTGAAAGTAAGTACGACAAT GGGGTTTTCTTTACCGCGTTCGACATGTCCGGTGCAACGCGGTATCGCAGCCTGTGGGAACATCACTTCAAATCCTGCCAAGGCATAGTGTTTGTAATCGATTCCAGTGATCGCATGCGTTTAG TGGTCGTAAAGGACGAGCTGGAAATTTTACTACAGCATCCGGACATTGCCAACCGGCGTGTGCCCATCCTTTTCTTTGCCAACAAAATGGACTGCACGGATGCGCTGTCTAGCGTAAAGATTGCGGCCGGTTTAGGGCTGGAAAAGATCAAAGATAAACCGTGGCACATTAGCTCGAGCAATGCGCTCACCGGGGAAGGTTTGCAGGATGGCGTCCAGTGGATGGTACACCAGATCAGGGAGTGCGTCGCGAACAGCAAGGAACATCGGTAG